The window GCATTGTTCTTATCATAGAcaagaaaatttgatacatCTGTTCGCCAGTTGTCAAAACAAGCAaacttctttcatttttgtacCCATCAATATTATACCttcattgtatttattatgatacagAAGATATTCTTGTTCCTAAAAAGAATACAGTATTTTATTGTTGGAGAAGCCTAAGCCTTTCTCACCTTCTCCATTTcggtatcaaatatattacgcACACTTTGATTGGGCTACTCGTATTCAGTTattgttattcatttatttatcaacaGTACCTAGGTTGTTCCACTAGCACATGAATTTTAGTAGAGAATTAGCATATGCCATTGGCCTTACATTTGGATGAggctgaaaaaaatatacattcatatagtgttattagaaatttcaaaaattactaattagTTTGTAACATACCACTCCTTCATATGATGTGAAATGAGGTTCCATATCTTTACCATTAAGTGTGATAAAGGCACCCCGATTACCCATAGTATcactatgaataaaaaataaaataagtatttttatactaattaattattcagcatatcattttataataattttatagaatttaatcaataatatatgtttatataccaATAATTTGGAGCAGAGAACACAGTAATACATTTTCCATCATGGCCAACTTCATATCCATCGTTTTTTACTTCATGACTTCTTACAATGTAATCAAGATTGTTCATAGCAAGGAAATTTTGTGTAACATCAGGACCAAATTGAACACCAACTCCTCTTTTACTAGGTGCTCTTCCAGGTTGTGGTTGTGGATCTGACCATAATAATTCACACATTAATCCTTCTTCTGGTGGTTGTctatttctatcaatttctcgaatttcttttaatgtaaCATCATCTCTTGAAAATAATCCACCATGCATTACCTaatccataaatatatatccataatataatttatgtatacataattagatatatttaacttttttctgataatatataaacttacaagtattctattattaagaCAATGGGCAAGAGGAAGCCAATTATAAACCTCTGTAAATAATTCGGCCATTTGAGCAGAATATTTTGCTTTGACTTCACCATCAAATCCATACATTTGATTCATTGTCGCAGATTCATGATTacctaaacattttattttactatgaATAAATACATGTTAATGATACAAATAGATTGATAAAAACACACCTCTAGACATAAAAAAGTGATttggatataataatttaaatccaaaTAAGGTGAATATACATTCTACAGAAAAGGAGCCTCTATCTACAAAATCTCCATTGAATAACTATATAATGATTAAGAAACATATGAATACAtatgtattcttttattttatttttttttctttcatttgtattaataatatatttatttatttaataaattaataaacttaaaatatagtaatataatttatatactattatcaaGGATACATATGGATTAGTTTCCGATGGTAAtccatttaattcaaatatattaagtaaatCATAGTACTGTCCATGTATATCTCCACAGATAGTAAATTTACTATCTTCAGGAATTGTAATATCAACTAAGCTTGGTTGTGCCATAAACCATGCTTTTACatctaaaagaattttataagcaTATTTacgatgtaatttattttgtttcttatacCATTCTAATAGATCTTGCATAAATTGTAATGTAACTTTTTCATCTTCAAGTTTAGGCCCAGTATATTCATCTTCAATagctataaaataaagaaattaaaaaattgctcttttaaaaaattcataaaataattaaatagttacaatattaaataatattataatattaataatattatacaataattaaatataataatttacccATGGCttctaaattaatcatatcagctatatttttcttattttcttctacAGAAATTGCTTTTTCAAAGGCtaacatttttaatgttttacaacattctgtatatttaatcattgcaTCTTTATCATTTGGTCTTGCTTTAGTAACAGTTTTATAATCCTTAAGAGCTAATTTGAACTTCCCAAGTGACATATGAGCTGCGGCTCTACGATAATATCCtttcacataatttttatctaattcaaTAGCTTTTGATGCATCTGTAAGTGCATATCCaaaaaattctgtttttaaATAAGCAAAACTTCTATTTCCATAATAAACTGCCACTGTAGGATTTAATTCTATGGCTTtagtatataattctatagcTTTGGTGTAGTCttgatctgaaaaaaaaaaaattaaaaataagatgattgaaaataaaaaatataatcaatgaaattttaattacttacaatatttattataaatgcattaaaattataataaaattttattaattaaatctttttaacttGTCAAAATAAacactatttatttaatatatcaaataaaaaatatataaaatttataaacataaatagattgtaaaattttaaaaataaaaataattatttacgataagatttataacaatgatatgataaacaatatgattattttaaattgttaatttttaataatgagatTATATTCGACAATTTAATGATCATTTATGTTACAGAAGTTGGGTTAGTTTTAAATGTACACGTGactaaattatgttattttaataataattatgaattttttcttaatttgatacttaaatatatattaaataacaaaaacaaatttataagaaaattttgtaaacacACTTTTAAAATACTCATTTgcttcttctttaaatttttccgcTCTGGCTGCATCTTCTGGCGATATTACTCCTGTAATTTCTGCGTTTTCACtcattttgcaatttatattaataaactaataagACGATGTAAAATGacttaaattatatcgaaacgtagataataaataacacattaaagaaataattttttttatataacggtCTTTATGCAGACACACTGAATATCGTGAAATCTACTCAACTACCCCATAAAGTgattcgattaatcgaaatcGAGAAGCAACGAGAAGTATCGatcattataattcaaataatatagcCATATGAGTAAATAAGTAAGtggatatattataagatattatttaaatacttgtATACTACATGTAGTATACAATGTAATATAAGATTAACATAATACCGATTTTATTTGCctacaataaatattgttgttattgtaaatttttttctttctatatcataaaaataaattttgaaattgattaaaaattttttttgctttttatatattacaatacgtaatttttatatataaactatatatatatattataatttttaaaaacaagttctattttaatattgcaataaatataataacaaaatagaattaacatttttatataaaaatatttaaatacatatatataatatatataatatatttattttagaatgaaaatttttatcttcttttgtgTGTTTGTTGtattgaacaaataaaatccgaatataacaattataattttaaaaatctatatttaaaagatatatgtatgtaaaataaCGATTCTTAGGAAAGATgatgaaaatgtattattgaatACATATGAATACATCGTACCTCACTTGTAGTTTAAAGTAAATAGCAAGAGCAATATAGAGAAAATAgcaaataatgaaagaaagacagagatagagtaaaaatattgaaattagcgccatcttcagattgcaaatgaaatatataaaaaaagaatggaaaatattgagaaaagtATAGAGTATGAATTGATCATCAATGCCATCTGTTAAGTACCAAAAACATTTCTTCTTTGCAAAATATGATAGAATTGAAGATTAGTaccatcttttaaaaattttaagaaatataattctttaaatatttttagtatttcaaAGATGGCACTGTTCATGTTGGcactgtatataatttatgtaattattatatataatttatatttttataaaaagtatattctattaatttttttttatatgttctaataaatatatatattttatgtataaattaatttttctaaatattgctatgattgtttaaataataaaaataataaaaatagtattgtaaaaattactatattatattgtattagtatttaaaatatttacataaggaatgcgaaattatttgaaatctttgattttaatttttaaaatttacttaataattgtttataattatttaatatatataaagaaaattaacaaatcatttaaatataaattatatttcataaaatataatatctaaaatgtattaacgtaaaattcaaaacaaatattttttgtaatatacatCTATAAATAGATCTGTAGATAAAGTAGGTATATAAAGCATATATAAAAGAGATGATACATGTAAACGAGAGTTAGTTTACAGTTAACGTTCATTTCAGtgtta is drawn from Apis mellifera strain DH4 linkage group LG5, Amel_HAv3.1, whole genome shotgun sequence and contains these coding sequences:
- the LOC551854 gene encoding serine/threonine-protein phosphatase 5 → MSENAEITGVISPEDAARAEKFKEEANEYFKNQDYTKAIELYTKAIELNPTVAVYYGNRSFAYLKTEFFGYALTDASKAIELDKNYVKGYYRRAAAHMSLGKFKLALKDYKTVTKARPNDKDAMIKYTECCKTLKMLAFEKAISVEENKKNIADMINLEAMAIEDEYTGPKLEDEKVTLQFMQDLLEWYKKQNKLHRKYAYKILLDVKAWFMAQPSLVDITIPEDSKFTICGDIHGQYYDLLNIFELNGLPSETNPYLFNGDFVDRGSFSVECIFTLFGFKLLYPNHFFMSRGNHESATMNQMYGFDGEVKAKYSAQMAELFTEVYNWLPLAHCLNNRILVMHGGLFSRDDVTLKEIREIDRNRQPPEEGLMCELLWSDPQPQPGRAPSKRGVGVQFGPDVTQNFLAMNNLDYIVRSHEVKNDGYEVGHDGKCITVFSAPNYCDTMGNRGAFITLNGKDMEPHFTSYEGVPHPNVRPMAYANSLLKFMC